A portion of the Krasilnikovia cinnamomea genome contains these proteins:
- a CDS encoding lamin tail domain-containing protein has protein sequence MSLITRRIAALGTLPLAVGAALALTVSPASAAPLVPPAPASNMVISQVSTQGPGGVTDEFVELHNTGPQSMDISNFSVWACSNSGQHILLATVPAGTILSGTEEQQPETGQYYLLAAQGYERLTPPDQTYNGNIARTGGVLLRGTPNIENPMGARVDSVGFSATNICTETAPAPAQTTNFSDQSVLRVADQDTNNNAFDFRRVAPAMPRNSSSS, from the coding sequence GTGTCTCTCATCACCCGGCGTATCGCTGCACTCGGCACACTCCCGCTGGCCGTGGGTGCCGCCCTGGCGCTGACCGTGTCGCCCGCCAGTGCGGCACCGCTCGTGCCCCCCGCGCCGGCGTCCAACATGGTGATCAGCCAGGTCTCCACGCAGGGCCCCGGCGGCGTCACCGACGAGTTCGTCGAACTGCACAACACGGGCCCGCAGTCGATGGACATCTCCAACTTCAGCGTCTGGGCCTGCAGCAACTCCGGCCAGCACATCCTGCTGGCGACGGTCCCCGCCGGTACCATCCTGAGCGGCACCGAGGAGCAGCAGCCCGAGACCGGCCAGTACTACCTGCTGGCGGCGCAGGGCTACGAGCGGCTGACCCCGCCCGACCAGACCTACAACGGCAACATCGCGCGGACCGGCGGCGTGCTGCTGCGCGGCACACCCAACATCGAGAACCCGATGGGCGCCCGGGTGGACTCGGTCGGCTTCTCGGCCACCAACATCTGCACCGAGACGGCACCCGCGCCCGCGCAGACCACGAACTTCTCCGACCAGTCCGTGTTGCGGGTGGCCGACCAGGACACCAACAACAACGCGTTCGACTTCCGCCGGGTGGCGCCCGCCATGCCGCGTAACAGCAGCTCTTCCTGA
- a CDS encoding helix-turn-helix domain-containing protein, protein MTRHVEPPIGRLIRRHRLRRAMTQTALADALAAASGNRSVSRDQVSRWESGGRVPGPYWRGWLGAVLDLPRQELDRAAAEARAARLLTIAGVPTGRSY, encoded by the coding sequence GTGACCCGACATGTCGAACCGCCCATCGGACGGCTGATCAGGCGGCACCGGTTGCGCCGTGCCATGACCCAGACGGCACTCGCGGATGCGCTGGCGGCCGCCTCGGGCAATCGCTCGGTCAGCCGGGACCAGGTCAGCCGCTGGGAGAGCGGCGGCCGCGTGCCCGGACCCTATTGGCGGGGCTGGCTCGGCGCGGTCCTGGATCTGCCCCGCCAGGAATTGGACCGGGCGGCCGCCGAGGCCCGGGCGGCGCGTCTACTGACGATCGCTGGCGTGCCGACCGGCCGAAGCTATTGA